A stretch of the Vibrio aphrogenes genome encodes the following:
- a CDS encoding AAA family ATPase, with the protein MFTGGPGSGKSSVITELKRLGHVCAPESGRAVIQQQLTEGGDALPWADKVKFRDAMLREDQRLYHHYKDSPQAVFFDRGIVDSYGYSKLESLPIADEIIHCCKTYRYSKQVFIFPPWQEIYVNDRERKQDFSTAVATYEMMKQVYQELGYDLLEVPKASVQERVQFILSERMTK; encoded by the coding sequence GTGTTCACGGGTGGACCTGGCTCTGGCAAATCATCCGTTATTACTGAGCTTAAACGCTTAGGGCATGTTTGTGCTCCAGAATCGGGACGTGCGGTGATTCAACAGCAACTGACGGAAGGTGGCGATGCTTTACCTTGGGCAGATAAAGTTAAATTTAGAGATGCGATGCTACGAGAAGATCAACGCTTGTATCATCACTATAAAGACTCACCACAAGCTGTATTTTTTGATCGAGGCATAGTGGATAGTTATGGTTATTCAAAGCTCGAGAGCTTGCCAATTGCCGATGAAATTATACATTGCTGCAAAACATATCGTTATTCGAAGCAAGTTTTTATCTTCCCGCCATGGCAAGAAATTTACGTTAATGATCGTGAGAGAAAACAAGATTTTTCCACCGCGGTTGCTACCTATGAAATGATGAAGCAAGTTTATCAAGAACTCGGTTATGACTTGCTGGAAGTACCTAAGGCCTCAGTTCAAGAGAGGGTACAATTTATTTTGTCGGAGAGGATGACAAAATGA
- the gcvH gene encoding glycine cleavage system protein GcvH, with amino-acid sequence MDMTLKFTTSHEWVRDNGDGTVTIGISEHAQEMLGDVVFVDLPEVGDTIDAGDSFSLVESVKAASDIYAPVTGEIVEINEELEDSPELINSESYEGGWIVKVKLDDPSELNDLQDAEEYLASIEED; translated from the coding sequence ATGGACATGACTCTAAAATTTACCACTAGCCACGAATGGGTTCGCGATAACGGCGATGGCACTGTCACCATTGGCATTTCTGAACATGCACAAGAAATGTTGGGCGATGTGGTGTTTGTTGATCTACCAGAAGTGGGTGACACCATTGATGCAGGCGATAGCTTTTCTCTTGTTGAGTCGGTAAAAGCAGCGTCTGACATTTATGCTCCTGTTACTGGCGAAATTGTTGAAATCAACGAAGAACTAGAAGACAGCCCTGAATTGATTAATAGCGAGTCATACGAAGGTGGCTGGATTGTCAAAGTGAAGCTAGACGATCCTTCTGAATTAAACGATCTACAAGATGCAGAAGAGTATCTTGCGAGTATTGAAGAAGATTAA
- the gcvT gene encoding glycine cleavage system aminomethyltransferase GcvT — translation MTEQSTQTLLNTPLYDVHVEAGAKMVPFAGYNMPVQYPLGVKKEHLHTREAAGLFDVSHMGQLRLKGEGAAAALEALVPVDIIDLPSGKQRYAFFTNEQGGIMDDLMVANLGDYLFVVVNAACKAQDIAHLQAHLPHEVELEVIDDRALLALQGPKASEVLARFQPDVAAMLFMDIQVLDIDGIECIVSRSGYTGEDGYEISVPNQHAVALANKLTECEEVEWIGLGARDSLRLECGLCLYGHDLDTTTTPVEASLLWALSKPRRSDGERAGGFPGADIILTQIVTKEVSRKRVGLVGQTKAPVREGCKLFDANDNEIGIVTSGTAGPTAGKPISMAYVATEFATIGSEIFADVRGKKLPMTVEKMPFVPQRYYRGV, via the coding sequence ATGACAGAACAATCGACACAAACTTTGCTTAATACCCCGCTGTATGACGTTCATGTTGAAGCGGGCGCAAAAATGGTGCCATTTGCGGGTTATAACATGCCCGTTCAGTACCCACTTGGCGTGAAAAAAGAGCACTTGCATACTCGTGAGGCTGCTGGTCTTTTTGATGTTTCACACATGGGGCAACTGCGCCTAAAAGGTGAAGGGGCCGCTGCTGCGTTAGAGGCATTAGTGCCTGTCGATATCATTGATCTGCCATCGGGCAAGCAGCGTTATGCATTCTTTACGAATGAGCAAGGCGGCATCATGGATGATCTCATGGTGGCTAACCTTGGTGATTATCTGTTTGTAGTAGTTAATGCGGCTTGTAAAGCGCAAGACATTGCTCACTTACAAGCTCATTTGCCGCACGAGGTGGAATTAGAAGTGATTGATGATCGCGCTTTACTTGCATTGCAAGGCCCGAAAGCCTCGGAGGTGTTGGCACGTTTTCAACCGGATGTCGCCGCTATGTTATTTATGGATATACAAGTGCTCGACATCGACGGCATTGAATGCATTGTTAGTCGTTCGGGTTATACCGGTGAAGATGGCTATGAAATTTCCGTTCCTAATCAACATGCTGTGGCACTTGCAAATAAGCTTACCGAGTGTGAAGAAGTTGAATGGATTGGGCTCGGGGCACGTGACTCGCTACGTTTAGAATGCGGCTTATGTTTATATGGCCATGATCTTGATACCACCACGACACCTGTAGAAGCGAGCTTATTATGGGCGCTTAGCAAACCACGCCGCTCCGACGGTGAGCGTGCTGGCGGTTTCCCTGGAGCCGATATCATCTTAACGCAAATCGTAACCAAAGAGGTGTCACGTAAGCGTGTAGGGTTAGTGGGTCAAACCAAAGCGCCCGTACGTGAAGGCTGCAAATTGTTTGATGCTAACGATAACGAAATCGGCATTGTCACCAGTGGCACCGCAGGCCCGACAGCGGGCAAACCGATCTCGATGGCGTATGTGGCGACTGAATTTGCTACAATTGGTAGTGAAATTTTCGCCGATGTGCGTGGTAAGAAATTGCCGATGACGGTAGAAAAAATGCCGTTTGTCCCGCAGCGTTATTATCGTGGCGTGTAA
- a CDS encoding zinc ribbon domain-containing protein YjdM yields MSLPACPNCQSEYVYQDQAQLICPECAYEWNPQEELENVFVARDTNGTPLQEGDKITLIKDLKVTGTSQVLKIGTKGSIRRIVEGKDHELDCKLVGAGDMMVSAKYVKKA; encoded by the coding sequence ATGTCTTTACCTGCTTGTCCAAATTGTCAGTCGGAATATGTGTACCAAGATCAGGCGCAATTGATTTGCCCAGAATGTGCTTATGAGTGGAATCCTCAAGAAGAGCTTGAGAATGTTTTTGTTGCTCGTGATACCAATGGGACGCCGCTGCAAGAGGGCGATAAAATTACTCTGATTAAAGACCTGAAAGTGACCGGTACTTCACAAGTATTGAAAATTGGGACTAAAGGTTCAATTCGCCGTATTGTGGAAGGCAAAGATCATGAACTGGATTGTAAGTTAGTCGGTGCGGGCGACATGATGGTGTCGGCAAAATACGTTAAGAAAGCCTAA
- a CDS encoding helix-turn-helix domain-containing protein, whose translation MNFQSDDPDQSLTPLNLGQRLKDIRLQMGLTLEEASKRTGLARSTLSKIENEQISPTFQALQKLATGLDMPIPQIFEPPKQPSAVGRRDITRAGEGKPHPTTTYEHELLATQLSNKKMVPFKSRIRSRCFEDYQDWIRHDGEEFLLVLEGDVRFYSEFYQPVELKQGDSVYYDASMGHTLISVSEEDALILWVTAK comes from the coding sequence ATGAATTTTCAATCGGACGATCCAGACCAATCTCTCACACCACTTAATCTTGGTCAGCGTTTAAAAGATATCCGTTTACAAATGGGCTTGACCTTGGAAGAAGCCAGTAAGCGTACCGGGTTAGCGCGTTCCACGTTATCTAAAATTGAGAATGAGCAAATCTCACCTACGTTTCAAGCGTTACAAAAGCTCGCAACCGGGTTGGATATGCCGATCCCACAAATTTTTGAGCCGCCAAAACAGCCCAGTGCCGTCGGGCGCAGAGACATTACCCGTGCTGGGGAAGGTAAGCCACACCCAACCACGACTTATGAACATGAATTGCTCGCGACTCAATTATCTAATAAAAAAATGGTGCCGTTTAAAAGCCGCATTCGTTCACGTTGTTTTGAGGATTACCAAGATTGGATTCGCCATGATGGTGAAGAGTTTTTGCTGGTACTTGAAGGTGATGTTCGTTTTTATTCTGAATTTTATCAACCGGTTGAACTAAAACAGGGCGACAGTGTGTATTACGATGCCAGTATGGGGCATACCTTAATTTCCGTCAGTGAAGAAGATGCGCTGATTTTATGGGTAACCGCGAAATAA
- a CDS encoding alanine/glycine:cation symporter family protein yields MEALTHLVSAINGVVWGVPMLVMILGVGLFLMLGLRFMPILKLPQGFKLLWSGRSSSSQGDITPFNALMTSLSATIGTGNIAGVATAIALGGPGALFWMWCTALVGMATKYSEAVCAVTYREKDENGNYVGGPMYYIKNGLSKKWAWLGTLFAIFGAVAGFGIGNGVQANSVADALSSNFGISPVITGIVLMILVGLVLVGGIKRISDVAGKLVPIMALFYIVAGLGVVIAHISDIPAAFALILESAFSPVAAQGGFAGAAVWAAIRFGVARGVFSNEAGLGSAPIAHAAAKTKNPVKQGLVAMLGTFIDTIIVCSITGFAIILSGEWVSGETGATLTSSAFAGTFSFGHVIVAIALAIFAFTTILGWSFYCEKCVQFLFGAKAIKPFRIVWVLAVPVGAMSSLNFIWLLADTMNAMMAIPNLIALVLLSPVVFKLTRDFFAGKDVTIKDATD; encoded by the coding sequence ATGGAAGCATTAACTCATTTAGTTTCAGCAATTAACGGGGTGGTTTGGGGTGTCCCAATGTTGGTGATGATCTTAGGGGTCGGGCTGTTTTTGATGCTCGGTTTAAGATTCATGCCGATTTTAAAATTACCGCAAGGGTTTAAATTATTATGGAGTGGCCGCAGTAGCTCATCACAAGGAGATATTACCCCTTTTAATGCCTTGATGACCTCACTTTCTGCCACGATTGGAACCGGAAATATCGCAGGTGTTGCGACTGCCATCGCACTCGGAGGACCGGGAGCGTTGTTTTGGATGTGGTGTACCGCCTTAGTGGGAATGGCGACTAAATATTCCGAAGCGGTGTGTGCGGTGACCTACCGTGAAAAGGATGAAAATGGTAATTACGTTGGTGGTCCAATGTATTACATCAAAAATGGTTTATCGAAAAAGTGGGCATGGCTTGGCACATTATTTGCGATTTTTGGTGCCGTTGCAGGTTTTGGTATTGGGAACGGAGTACAAGCGAACTCAGTAGCGGATGCTTTAAGCAGTAATTTTGGTATTTCTCCAGTGATTACCGGCATTGTGTTGATGATTTTGGTGGGCTTGGTATTAGTTGGCGGGATCAAACGTATTTCGGATGTTGCTGGCAAGTTAGTTCCTATTATGGCCCTGTTTTACATTGTGGCGGGTTTGGGTGTGGTGATTGCCCATATTAGTGATATTCCAGCGGCGTTTGCTTTGATCCTTGAAAGTGCCTTTAGCCCTGTGGCTGCACAAGGTGGTTTTGCTGGCGCAGCCGTATGGGCCGCGATTCGTTTTGGTGTGGCGCGTGGGGTATTTTCTAACGAAGCTGGTTTAGGGTCAGCACCGATTGCCCATGCGGCAGCAAAAACGAAGAACCCAGTAAAGCAAGGTTTAGTGGCGATGCTAGGCACTTTTATCGATACCATTATTGTGTGTTCTATTACTGGTTTTGCCATCATTTTATCTGGTGAGTGGGTATCCGGCGAAACTGGGGCGACATTAACCTCAAGCGCTTTTGCTGGCACTTTCTCGTTTGGTCATGTGATTGTTGCTATCGCTTTAGCCATTTTTGCTTTCACCACCATTTTGGGGTGGAGTTTTTATTGTGAAAAATGTGTGCAATTCCTATTTGGTGCCAAAGCGATTAAACCGTTTCGCATTGTGTGGGTGTTAGCCGTTCCAGTGGGCGCGATGAGTTCACTTAACTTTATTTGGCTACTGGCCGATACCATGAATGCCATGATGGCAATTCCAAACTTGATTGCTTTGGTCTTGCTCAGCCCAGTAGTGTTTAAACTTACCCGTGACTTTTTCGCTGGAAAAGATGTCACGATTAAAGATGCAACAGACTAG